In one Candidatus Nealsonbacteria bacterium genomic region, the following are encoded:
- the tuf gene encoding elongation factor Tu, which translates to MAEKEKFVRTKPHVNIGTIGHVAHGKTTTTAAILHISRLKGLSATNWGVDELNAAPEEKARGLTISVSHVEYESEKRHYALIDCPGHADYIKNMITGAAQMDGAILVVSAVDGAMPQTREHILLARQVGLPSIVVFINKCDVVDDPEIIDLVESELRELLKKYEFPGDEIPIIRGSALKALDVKSLEDEAVKPILELIKAVDDYIPEPSRETDKPFLMAIEDVFSIAGRGTVTTGRIERGIVKPNEEVELIGIKPTVKTTAVSIEMFNKILDEGRAGDNVGVLLRGIKKEEVERGQVLAKPGSITPHSEFDGQVYILTKEEGGRHTPFFTGYKPQFYFRTTDVTGEVSLSEGTEMVMPGDTVNLKIKLMAPIAMEEKQRFAIREGGKTVGAGVVTKIAK; encoded by the coding sequence ATGGCAGAAAAAGAAAAATTTGTAAGAACAAAACCTCACGTCAATATAGGTACCATTGGCCATGTTGCTCATGGAAAGACTACTACTACCGCAGCCATTCTTCACATCAGCAGACTTAAGGGTCTGAGTGCAACAAACTGGGGAGTAGACGAACTAAACGCCGCTCCAGAGGAAAAAGCCAGGGGCTTGACTATTTCTGTTTCTCATGTTGAGTATGAGTCAGAAAAACGTCACTATGCTTTAATTGATTGCCCTGGACACGCTGACTATATTAAGAACATGATTACGGGGGCTGCTCAAATGGATGGGGCAATTTTGGTTGTTTCAGCCGTTGATGGTGCAATGCCTCAGACAAGAGAACATATACTCTTAGCCAGGCAGGTTGGTCTTCCCTCTATAGTGGTTTTTATTAATAAATGCGATGTTGTTGATGACCCTGAGATTATTGATTTGGTTGAGTCAGAATTAAGGGAGCTTTTGAAAAAATATGAGTTTCCAGGAGATGAAATTCCAATAATTAGAGGTTCCGCTTTAAAGGCTTTAGATGTAAAATCCTTAGAAGATGAGGCTGTAAAACCAATTTTAGAGCTGATTAAGGCTGTTGATGATTATATTCCAGAACCTTCCAGAGAAACAGATAAACCATTTTTAATGGCAATTGAAGATGTTTTCTCAATTGCTGGTCGTGGAACAGTAACTACAGGTAGAATTGAGAGAGGAATTGTAAAACCCAACGAAGAAGTGGAATTAATTGGTATAAAACCCACCGTGAAAACAACAGCAGTTTCAATTGAAATGTTTAATAAAATTTTAGATGAAGGTAGGGCAGGAGATAATGTTGGAGTTTTATTAAGGGGAATAAAAAAGGAAGAGGTTGAGAGAGGCCAGGTATTAGCTAAACCAGGAAGTATTACTCCTCACAGTGAATTTGATGGTCAGGTTTACATTTTGACTAAAGAAGAAGGAGGAAGACATACCCCTTTCTTTACAGGTTATAAACCTCAGTTTTACTTCAGAACTACCGATGTTACTGGAGAGGTTTCATTATCTGAAGGAACGGAGATGGTTATGCCGGGTGATACTGTAAATCTAAAAATTAAATTAATGGCTCCTATTGCAATGGAAGAGAAACAAAGATTTGCTATTAGAGAAGGTGGGAAAACAGTGGGAGCAGGAGTGGTAACGAAAATAGCGAAGTAA
- the fusA gene encoding elongation factor G — MRQYPLEKYRNIGIIAHIDAGKTTTTERILFYTGMTHKIGSVDKGTTITDWMAQERERGITITSAAITCFWLPDDLKEKEDKEYKINIIDTPGHIDFTAEVQRSLRVLDGGVVVFDGVAGVEPQSETVWRQADKFNVPRICFINKLDRMGADFEKSLESIWKKLSPKAVALQLPIGLEEKYEGVIDLLKMKAVKFEGESGENIREIDIPSNLLKKAKEWRKKLIEKIVAEDEKLLEKYLNKEEISIDELREALRKATIEYKLIPVFCGSALKNKGVQPLLDGVIYYLPSPLDIPLVKGTDPKSGKVIERKSDDSEPFSALVFKVATDPYVGTLSYFRVYSGQLKKGSYVFNTTTGEKERIGRILRMLADKREDIDEVSAGDIASTVGLKNSSTGHTLCDQEHPIVLEKIIFPEPVISIRIEPKNKIDEEKMNLALKKLSGEDPTFTIKGDVETGETIISGMGELHLEVIVDRMKREFKIEGNIGKPQVAFKETIKKIAEAEGKYIRQSGGRGQYGHVWLKLEPKKRGEGFEFIDKIKGGIIPKEYIPAVGKGVKEAMEKGILAGYPLVDFSATLYDGSFHEVDSSEFAFKIAASMALQAAAKKAELVLLEPIMKLEVVIPSEFFGDVIGDLSARRGKIKETKDRLNLKIIDAEVPLTEMFGYATTLRSLTEGRGTFTMEFDCYNEVPQNIAQDIIEGKKK; from the coding sequence ATGAGACAATATCCGCTTGAAAAATATAGAAACATAGGTATTATTGCTCACATCGATGCCGGTAAAACAACAACTACCGAGCGGATTTTGTTTTATACCGGCATGACTCATAAAATTGGAAGCGTTGATAAGGGCACCACTATTACTGACTGGATGGCTCAAGAAAGGGAAAGAGGAATTACAATTACTTCGGCTGCCATTACCTGTTTTTGGCTACCTGACGATTTAAAAGAAAAAGAAGATAAAGAGTATAAAATAAATATTATTGATACGCCCGGACATATTGACTTTACGGCTGAAGTTCAAAGGTCTTTACGCGTTCTTGATGGGGGAGTTGTTGTTTTTGATGGAGTGGCGGGAGTGGAGCCTCAATCAGAAACTGTTTGGCGTCAGGCAGATAAATTTAATGTTCCAAGAATCTGCTTTATAAATAAATTAGACCGAATGGGAGCTGATTTTGAAAAAAGTTTAGAATCAATCTGGAAAAAACTATCTCCCAAGGCAGTCGCTCTTCAATTACCGATTGGTTTGGAAGAAAAATATGAGGGGGTTATTGATTTGTTAAAAATGAAAGCTGTCAAATTTGAAGGTGAGTCTGGGGAGAACATAAGAGAAATTGATATCCCTTCTAATTTATTAAAAAAAGCCAAAGAGTGGAGAAAAAAATTGATAGAGAAAATTGTTGCTGAAGATGAAAAACTTTTAGAAAAGTATTTAAACAAAGAAGAAATTTCTATTGATGAGTTAAGAGAAGCTTTGAGAAAAGCCACCATAGAATATAAATTAATTCCGGTATTCTGCGGTTCGGCTTTGAAAAATAAAGGAGTTCAACCTCTTTTAGATGGAGTAATTTATTATTTACCCAGTCCCCTTGACATTCCGTTAGTTAAGGGCACTGACCCAAAGTCTGGTAAAGTTATTGAAAGAAAAAGTGATGATTCAGAGCCATTTTCTGCTTTAGTTTTCAAGGTTGCTACAGATCCTTATGTTGGTACTTTAAGCTATTTCAGGGTTTATTCAGGACAATTAAAAAAAGGTTCTTATGTTTTCAATACTACTACCGGAGAGAAAGAAAGGATAGGTAGAATTTTGAGGATGCTCGCTGATAAAAGAGAAGATATTGACGAAGTGTCAGCCGGAGACATTGCTTCTACGGTTGGTTTAAAAAATAGTTCTACAGGTCATACACTTTGTGACCAAGAGCATCCCATTGTTTTAGAAAAAATTATTTTTCCTGAACCTGTAATTTCTATTAGAATTGAACCTAAGAATAAGATTGATGAAGAAAAAATGAATTTAGCTTTAAAAAAGTTATCTGGAGAAGACCCTACTTTTACAATAAAGGGAGATGTAGAAACAGGTGAAACAATTATCTCTGGTATGGGTGAGCTACATTTAGAGGTTATTGTTGATAGAATGAAAAGAGAATTTAAGATTGAAGGAAATATTGGTAAACCCCAGGTCGCTTTTAAAGAAACAATAAAAAAGATAGCTGAAGCTGAAGGTAAATACATTAGGCAGTCTGGAGGTAGAGGTCAGTATGGACATGTTTGGCTGAAGTTAGAGCCTAAAAAAAGAGGAGAAGGTTTTGAGTTTATTGATAAGATTAAAGGAGGAATTATACCGAAAGAATATATTCCTGCTGTTGGGAAGGGAGTGAAAGAAGCCATGGAAAAAGGAATATTGGCTGGTTATCCTCTGGTTGACTTTTCTGCTACTCTTTATGATGGTTCTTTCCATGAAGTTGATTCTTCCGAATTTGCCTTTAAGATTGCAGCTTCCATGGCGCTTCAAGCAGCTGCAAAGAAAGCAGAACTTGTTTTATTAGAACCAATAATGAAGTTGGAAGTAGTGATTCCTTCTGAATTTTTTGGCGATGTTATCGGAGATTTATCGGCTCGAAGAGGAAAAATTAAAGAAACAAAAGATAGGTTAAATCTCAAGATTATTGATGCAGAGGTTCCCTTAACTGAAATGTTTGGTTATGCCACTACCTTAAGAAGCTTGACGGAAGGAAGGGGAACATTTACAATGGAATTTGATTGTTATAACGAAGTGCCACAGAACATTGCTCAGGATATTATTGAAGGAAAGAAGAAATAG
- the rpsG gene encoding 30S ribosomal protein S7 — protein MARQKKAKKRIIEPDFVYNNVTVAKLINYIMRKGKKTVARKIVYGAFDILKEKTKKDPIDVFEVAIKNTSPFLEVKPRRIGGATYQIPREVRGDRKLVLAMRWIIQAAKSKKGKPMKEKLAEELLAAANNTGWAVKKKEDTHRMAEANRAFAHFSW, from the coding sequence ATGGCTCGACAAAAGAAAGCAAAAAAAAGAATAATTGAACCTGACTTCGTTTATAATAATGTTACTGTTGCTAAATTAATTAATTATATAATGAGGAAAGGTAAAAAAACTGTTGCCAGAAAGATTGTTTATGGCGCCTTTGATATTTTAAAAGAAAAAACAAAAAAAGACCCAATAGATGTTTTTGAGGTAGCTATTAAGAATACAAGTCCATTCTTAGAGGTGAAGCCAAGGCGGATTGGTGGTGCTACTTATCAGATTCCAAGAGAAGTGAGAGGAGATAGAAAATTAGTTTTGGCTATGCGCTGGATAATTCAGGCAGCAAAATCAAAGAAGGGGAAACCAATGAAGGAGAAATTGGCCGAAGAATTGCTTGCAGCTGCCAATAATACAGGTTGGGCAGTAAAAAAGAAAGAAGATACACATAGAATGGCAGAAGCTAATAGAGCTTTTGCTCATTTTTCATGGTGA
- the rpsL gene encoding 30S ribosomal protein S12, whose amino-acid sequence MPTIHQLIKKGRKKIKKRKKASVFKFTFNVLKNRRSRHPSPFKRGVCIKVFTMTPKKPHSALRKVARVRLSNGQELTAYIPGEGHDLQEHSVVLIRGAKIKDLPGVNYKVVRGVLDAGGVEGRKQERSKYGTKKEK is encoded by the coding sequence ATGCCAACTATTCATCAATTAATTAAAAAGGGAAGAAAAAAGATTAAAAAACGCAAAAAAGCGTCTGTTTTTAAATTTACCTTTAATGTTTTGAAAAATAGAAGATCAAGACATCCATCTCCTTTTAAAAGAGGAGTTTGTATTAAGGTTTTTACTATGACTCCAAAGAAGCCTCACTCAGCTTTAAGAAAAGTAGCCAGGGTTCGTTTAAGCAATGGACAGGAACTGACTGCTTATATTCCCGGAGAAGGTCACGATTTACAAGAGCATTCGGTAGTCTTAATTAGGGGGGCAAAAATAAAGGATTTACCGGGAGTAAACTACAAGGTGGTTAGAGGAGTGTTAGATGCAGGAGGTGTTGAGGGAAGAAAACAGGAACGCTCCAAGTACGGCACGAAGAAAGAGAAATAA
- a CDS encoding site-2 protease family protein → MEFLFLVSLILQIIILIFSIVIHEVSHGAMADYLGDPTAKYAGRLTLNPSKHLDLIGSVIVPLFLILTTGRGFGWAKPVPINPYNFRDQKYGSLKVALAGPGVNLAVALVFGLILRFSLGFIPSSLASIFSSIIYLNIILGVFNLLPIPPLDGSHVLFTFLPYSMQKIKIFLTQFGFFILIFLIFFFPWFFQFLIYIVNWIFTIIVGAPLF, encoded by the coding sequence ATGGAATTTTTATTTCTGGTATCTCTTATATTACAAATTATTATTTTGATTTTTTCTATTGTTATTCATGAGGTTTCTCATGGAGCTATGGCAGATTACTTAGGCGATCCAACAGCAAAATACGCCGGTCGTCTTACTTTGAATCCTTCAAAACATTTAGATCTAATTGGTTCAGTTATTGTACCGCTTTTTTTAATTCTTACCACAGGCAGAGGTTTTGGTTGGGCAAAACCTGTACCAATTAATCCTTATAATTTTCGAGACCAAAAATATGGTTCCCTTAAAGTAGCTTTAGCTGGACCAGGAGTAAATTTAGCTGTGGCTTTAGTTTTTGGTTTAATTCTTCGCTTTTCTTTAGGCTTCATTCCTAGTAGTCTTGCTTCAATTTTTTCTTCTATTATTTATTTAAATATAATTTTAGGTGTATTTAACTTATTACCCATTCCGCCTTTGGATGGTTCACATGTTCTTTTTACTTTCTTGCCTTATTCAATGCAGAAAATAAAAATATTTCTAACTCAATTTGGTTTTTTCATTTTGATTTTTCTTATTTTCTTTTTCCCATGGTTCTTTCAATTTTTAATTTATATTGTTAATTGGATTTTTACTATAATTGTTGGTGCTCCACTTTTTTAA
- a CDS encoding 50S ribosomal protein L28: protein MAKQCQICGKTSQKFRKLIKLRGKYNPSTKKRRYPNLQWVRVPGGTKRKKFKSFAGKRILACTKCIKTLGKIK, encoded by the coding sequence ATGGCAAAGCAATGTCAAATCTGCGGAAAAACCTCGCAAAAGTTTAGAAAACTAATTAAACTTCGAGGAAAGTATAATCCAAGCACTAAAAAAAGAAGGTACCCTAATTTGCAATGGGTCCGGGTTCCTGGTGGAACAAAAAGGAAAAAATTTAAAAGCTTTGCAGGAAAAAGGATTTTAGCCTGCACAAAATGTATCAAAACCCTGGGAAAGATAAAATAA
- a CDS encoding nucleoside monophosphate kinase: MEFPLFKTKIKGFEKKFNLINLRERKKYFKAKAGKEIEKLKEYLKENTFVAYLLGKKNSGKGTYSKMFAEIIGPEKIEHFSIGDMIRKIDGELTDKKKREGFFDFLKRNYRGRISIKEIISLLENRSTKVLLPTELILTLVKREMERMEKKTLFVDGFPRDLDQIDFSLFFRDLVGHRDDPDVFILIDVPEKVIDERIRWRRICPVCQTSRNLKLLPTSEAGFDEKSNEFYLICDNPRCKKAKMILKEGDELGIAPIKKRLIMDDKLIRQSFSLYGIPKVLLRNSVPVKEAANFVDDYEITPEYIFEWDKKIKKVKIKEKPWVVTDDEGVSSYSLLPPPVVVSLIKQLVDVFNI; this comes from the coding sequence ATGGAATTTCCTCTTTTTAAAACAAAAATTAAAGGCTTTGAAAAAAAATTTAATTTAATAAACCTCAGGGAGAGAAAAAAATATTTTAAAGCCAAAGCAGGAAAAGAGATAGAAAAATTAAAAGAGTATTTGAAAGAAAATACTTTTGTTGCTTATTTGTTAGGTAAGAAAAACTCAGGTAAGGGAACTTATTCAAAGATGTTTGCAGAAATTATTGGGCCTGAAAAGATAGAGCACTTTTCCATTGGAGATATGATTAGAAAAATAGACGGAGAATTAACAGATAAAAAAAAGAGAGAAGGATTCTTTGATTTTTTAAAAAGAAATTATCGGGGCAGGATTTCAATTAAAGAAATAATATCCCTTTTAGAAAACAGGAGCACAAAAGTTCTTTTACCTACAGAATTGATTTTAACTTTGGTTAAAAGAGAGATGGAAAGAATGGAAAAGAAAACTCTTTTTGTGGATGGTTTTCCAAGGGATTTAGACCAGATAGATTTTTCTTTGTTTTTCAGAGACTTGGTTGGTCATCGAGATGACCCGGACGTTTTTATTTTAATTGATGTTCCTGAAAAAGTAATTGATGAAAGAATTAGATGGAGAAGGATTTGTCCGGTTTGCCAGACTTCGAGAAACTTAAAGCTACTTCCAACCTCAGAAGCTGGATTTGATGAAAAAAGCAATGAATTTTATTTAATTTGCGACAATCCCAGGTGTAAAAAAGCTAAAATGATTTTAAAAGAAGGAGACGAGTTGGGGATTGCACCTATAAAAAAAAGATTAATTATGGATGATAAATTAATTAGACAATCTTTTTCTCTCTATGGAATTCCAAAGGTTTTATTGAGAAATTCGGTACCTGTTAAGGAAGCTGCAAATTTTGTTGATGATTATGAAATAACCCCAGAATATATTTTTGAATGGGATAAAAAGATAAAAAAAGTAAAAATAAAAGAGAAACCATGGGTAGTGACAGATGATGAAGGTGTCTCTTCTTATAGTTTATTACCTCCACCGGTAGTTGTTTCTTTGATAAAACAATTGGTTGATGTTTTCAATATTTAA
- a CDS encoding MBL fold metallo-hydrolase: MIEKDKKLIFWILVTLFCVNIFAWSVVYDLNKPQFLEVSFFDVGQGDAIFIETPNNYQILIDGGPTSAVLEKLGKEMPFWDRTIDLIVLTHPEHDHIAGLLEVLKRYKVDFILWSGVLKDTGEYKEWKKLIEDEDVKTKIAKIGQKILTPKIFFDVLHPFEDLEGKEVKNTNNTSIALRLVFNNNSFIFTGDLYKSIEKKLVDRGLYLNSDILKVGHHGSKTSTSEKFLEEVNPEIAVISVGKENSYGHPHPEVLDILDKYDIKVLRTDRDGDIKIFSDGENLKILNPKYYGISSF; the protein is encoded by the coding sequence ATGATAGAGAAAGACAAAAAACTTATTTTCTGGATTCTGGTTACTTTATTCTGTGTTAATATTTTTGCCTGGTCTGTAGTTTATGATTTAAACAAACCTCAATTTCTTGAGGTTAGTTTCTTTGATGTAGGACAAGGTGATGCTATTTTTATTGAAACCCCAAATAATTATCAAATTTTAATTGACGGAGGTCCGACCTCCGCTGTTTTGGAAAAATTAGGTAAAGAAATGCCTTTTTGGGATAGAACTATTGATTTGATTGTTTTGACTCATCCTGAGCATGACCATATCGCAGGTTTGCTTGAGGTTTTAAAGAGATATAAAGTAGATTTTATTTTATGGAGTGGTGTGTTAAAGGATACTGGAGAGTATAAAGAATGGAAAAAATTAATTGAGGACGAAGATGTTAAAACAAAGATAGCTAAAATAGGTCAGAAGATACTAACTCCAAAAATCTTTTTTGATGTCTTACATCCTTTTGAGGATTTAGAAGGTAAAGAAGTTAAGAATACTAACAATACTTCAATTGCACTTCGATTGGTCTTTAATAATAATTCTTTTATCTTTACCGGAGACCTTTACAAATCAATAGAGAAAAAACTTGTGGATAGGGGATTATATCTTAATTCTGATATTTTAAAGGTTGGTCATCATGGAAGTAAGACTTCTACTTCGGAAAAATTTTTGGAAGAAGTGAATCCTGAAATAGCTGTAATTTCTGTTGGTAAAGAAAACAGTTATGGGCACCCCCATCCAGAAGTTTTGGATATTTTAGATAAATATGATATAAAAGTTTTAAGAACCGACAGAGACGGAGATATAAAGATTTTCTCTGATGGAGAAAATTTAAAAATCCTAAACCCTAAATACTATGGAATTTCCTCTTTTTAA
- a CDS encoding NUDIX hydrolase has translation MKKSKIKITKTKSLYKGNEISLNRIDWKFKGKEMRKEVVIFPNTVAVLPLIKKDKVILVKQYRFPAKKELWEVPAGKLDKDEKPEEGAKRELEEETGFKTGKLEKIGEFYVSPGYTTEYMYLFRADLLKKGNQALDNDEIINNVKIFDLKEVLKMIRDKRIIDVKTILAVKLEVLDYHFSLK, from the coding sequence ATGAAAAAATCAAAAATTAAAATTACAAAGACTAAATCACTATACAAAGGAAATGAAATTTCTTTGAATAGGATTGACTGGAAATTCAAGGGAAAAGAAATGAGAAAAGAAGTAGTTATTTTCCCAAATACTGTTGCTGTTTTACCTTTAATTAAAAAAGATAAAGTAATTTTAGTTAAACAATATCGATTTCCAGCTAAAAAAGAACTGTGGGAAGTTCCAGCAGGTAAGTTAGATAAAGATGAGAAACCTGAAGAGGGAGCTAAAAGAGAATTAGAAGAAGAAACAGGATTTAAAACAGGCAAATTAGAAAAGATTGGAGAATTTTATGTATCTCCAGGTTATACCACAGAATATATGTATCTTTTTAGAGCTGATTTATTAAAAAAAGGAAATCAAGCTCTTGATAATGATGAAATTATAAATAATGTAAAGATTTTTGATTTAAAAGAGGTTTTAAAGATGATAAGAGATAAAAGAATAATTGACGTCAAAACTATCCTTGCTGTAAAATTAGAAGTACTTGACTATCATTTTTCCTTAAAATAA